From Chryseobacterium joostei, the proteins below share one genomic window:
- a CDS encoding TetR/AcrR family transcriptional regulator, with amino-acid sequence MKKEKVHDRIIRVASDLFYKQGYNSTGINQIIAEADIAIGSLYNHFSSKNDLLQAYLIKEEKDWFEGFENSIANIQEPKEKIIAVIDYRKKLQQSSRFAGCHFIKIISEIGDGNTVVSDFVKKHKDKQKEVIRGIITEYSDKQQLEDSSLMADHIFLLIEGAVVTSTISKKNDSFDQVKKMIKGLLP; translated from the coding sequence ATGAAAAAAGAAAAAGTTCACGACAGAATCATCAGGGTTGCCTCTGATCTCTTTTATAAGCAGGGATACAATTCTACGGGAATCAATCAGATTATTGCTGAAGCTGATATAGCGATTGGCTCACTGTACAATCATTTCTCCTCCAAAAATGATCTTCTTCAGGCCTATTTGATTAAAGAAGAGAAAGATTGGTTTGAGGGCTTTGAAAATAGTATTGCCAATATTCAGGAACCAAAGGAAAAAATCATTGCGGTGATTGATTACCGGAAAAAACTACAGCAATCTTCCAGGTTTGCAGGATGTCATTTCATCAAAATTATCTCTGAAATAGGGGATGGAAATACTGTAGTTTCAGATTTTGTGAAAAAACACAAGGATAAGCAAAAAGAAGTGATCCGTGGCATCATAACAGAATACAGTGATAAGCAGCAGTTAGAAGATAGCAGTTTAATGGCAGATCATATTTTCCTGTTGATAGAAGGTGCTGTTGTTACCTCTACAATTAGTAAAAAAAATGATTCTTTCGATCAGGTGAAAAAAATGATTAAGGGCTTACTACCTTAA
- a CDS encoding 30S ribosomal protein S16 produces MSVKIRLQRHGKKGKPFFHIVVADSRARRDGRFIEKLGTYNPITNPATIELNVDSAVKWLNNGAQPTDTARAILSYKGALYKKHLQGGVAKGAFDQAEAEKRFNAWLESKESKVQGKVEGLATAKADAKKAALEAEVKVNEARVAAAAQAEADAKAAEEAANAPAEEVVEATEGEAPAAETEENTEA; encoded by the coding sequence ATGTCAGTAAAAATCAGATTACAAAGACACGGTAAAAAAGGAAAACCTTTTTTCCACATCGTGGTTGCAGATTCTAGAGCTAGAAGAGATGGTAGATTCATCGAGAAACTAGGAACTTACAACCCAATTACTAACCCAGCAACTATCGAATTGAACGTTGACTCTGCTGTAAAGTGGTTAAACAACGGTGCTCAGCCAACTGATACTGCTAGAGCTATTCTTTCTTACAAAGGTGCTCTTTACAAAAAACACTTACAAGGTGGTGTAGCTAAAGGTGCTTTTGATCAAGCTGAAGCTGAAAAAAGATTCAATGCTTGGTTAGAATCTAAAGAATCTAAAGTTCAAGGTAAAGTAGAAGGTTTAGCTACTGCTAAAGCTGATGCTAAGAAAGCTGCTTTAGAAGCTGAAGTAAAAGTAAACGAAGCTAGAGTAGCTGCTGCTGCACAAGCTGAGGCTGATGCTAAAGCTGCTGAAGAGGCTGCAAACGCACCTGCTGAAGAAGTTGTTGAAGCTACAGAAGGAGAAGCTCCTGCTGCTGAAACTGAAGAAAACACTGAAGCTTAA
- a CDS encoding SRPBCC family protein — MKTLLKIIGIIILLIIVYAVIAILAFSKDYHYEKSVVINAPKEKVWQYVGSLKGYNMWDPFSKEIKNITITYSGEGDKMGDSYHWKGDDSEGEQSITETVPNEKLVTKLHFIQPFDGNAKGTFVLTPEGSGTKVTWKIDNELNTMMKVMKPMMDRNMDKMFGQGLDDLKKLSEK; from the coding sequence ATGAAAACACTCTTAAAGATTATAGGAATAATCATTCTGTTGATTATTGTATACGCTGTAATCGCCATTCTGGCTTTCAGTAAAGATTATCATTATGAAAAATCCGTTGTCATCAATGCTCCAAAGGAAAAGGTATGGCAATATGTAGGTTCCTTAAAGGGATATAATATGTGGGATCCTTTTTCGAAGGAAATAAAGAACATTACTATTACCTATTCCGGAGAGGGAGATAAAATGGGAGATTCTTATCATTGGAAAGGAGATGACAGTGAGGGAGAGCAATCCATCACCGAAACTGTACCTAATGAAAAATTGGTCACTAAGCTTCATTTTATTCAACCTTTTGATGGAAATGCCAAAGGAACTTTTGTCCTGACTCCCGAGGGTAGCGGAACAAAGGTGACATGGAAGATTGATAATGAATTAAATACCATGATGAAGGTAATGAAACCTATGATGGACCGTAATATGGATAAAATGTTTGGACAGGGGCTTGATGACCTAAAAAAACTATCAGAAAAATAA
- the rimM gene encoding ribosome maturation factor RimM (Essential for efficient processing of 16S rRNA), which produces MRKEDCYFLGKITRRHGLAGNVILKLDTDQPELYNKLESIFVEINGLLVPFFIEKSSWSKLDALNLAFKNSSEAIVDQVLGKSVYLPLTTLPKLSGKQFYYHEVIGYDILDENGNECGVIRSVNDQTAQNYFILGFEGREIVIPLIKDWVLEVNREERFIKMQLPEGLMDVFLVPSKKDE; this is translated from the coding sequence ATGCGTAAAGAAGATTGCTATTTTTTAGGAAAAATCACACGCAGACACGGACTTGCGGGTAACGTTATCCTTAAATTAGATACCGACCAACCCGAGCTTTACAATAAATTGGAATCAATATTCGTTGAAATCAACGGATTATTGGTTCCATTTTTTATTGAAAAATCATCATGGAGCAAACTAGATGCTCTGAATCTTGCATTCAAAAACTCCTCTGAAGCAATAGTAGACCAGGTTTTAGGTAAAAGTGTTTACCTTCCATTGACTACACTGCCTAAGCTTTCAGGAAAACAATTCTATTATCATGAAGTTATAGGTTATGATATTCTTGATGAAAATGGTAACGAATGCGGTGTTATACGATCTGTAAATGATCAGACAGCACAAAACTACTTCATCCTTGGGTTTGAGGGAAGAGAAATCGTTATTCCATTAATCAAAGATTGGGTTCTTGAAGTAAACAGAGAAGAAAGATTCATTAAAATGCAACTGCCGGAAGGCCTGATGGACGTATTCTTGGTTCCATCTAAAAAGGACGAATAA
- a CDS encoding YqaE/Pmp3 family membrane protein: MLLAILLPFLSFIIRGKVLTGIICLILQITLIGWLPAAIWAVLSLNNERADNRNKELIRAMRQNQR; this comes from the coding sequence ATGTTACTAGCCATTTTACTTCCTTTTCTCTCTTTTATCATCCGAGGAAAGGTACTTACCGGAATCATTTGCCTGATCTTACAGATTACTTTAATAGGCTGGCTTCCTGCGGCAATTTGGGCTGTTTTATCTTTAAACAATGAAAGAGCCGATAACCGAAATAAAGAATTAATTCGTGCGATGCGCCAAAATCAAAGGTAA
- a CDS encoding class I SAM-dependent methyltransferase codes for MKENKYDNPSFFDQYEKMLRSQLGLEGAGEWHALKHMLPDFTGKKILDLGCGFGWHCRYAMENGAKSVIGIDLSEKMLTKAREINSLEGIQYERKALEDVSYPTEQFDLVLSSLTLHYVESFDTIAQNIYQWLTSGGHFVFSVEHPVFTAEGSQDWVYDKNGDKTCWPVDRYFIEGKRNTTFLGENVIKYHRTLTSYLNTLLKHGFKILEIIEPEPSQEMLKEIPEMKDELRRPMMLLISVEK; via the coding sequence ATGAAAGAAAATAAATACGATAACCCGTCTTTTTTTGACCAGTACGAAAAAATGCTTCGGTCCCAGTTGGGATTGGAAGGAGCTGGAGAATGGCATGCTCTGAAACATATGCTACCAGATTTTACAGGAAAAAAAATCCTTGATCTTGGCTGTGGCTTTGGATGGCACTGTCGTTATGCAATGGAAAACGGTGCAAAATCCGTCATTGGAATAGATCTTTCAGAAAAAATGCTGACTAAGGCAAGAGAAATCAATAGCCTTGAGGGAATTCAATATGAAAGAAAAGCCTTGGAGGACGTTAGCTATCCTACTGAGCAGTTTGATCTTGTTTTAAGTTCTCTGACCCTGCATTATGTAGAATCCTTTGATACCATTGCTCAAAATATTTATCAATGGCTAACTTCAGGAGGGCACTTTGTCTTCTCAGTAGAACATCCTGTATTTACGGCTGAGGGAAGCCAGGACTGGGTGTATGATAAAAATGGTGATAAAACATGTTGGCCAGTTGATCGATATTTTATTGAGGGAAAAAGAAATACTACATTTCTGGGAGAAAATGTTATCAAATATCATAGAACATTAACTTCTTATTTGAATACTTTACTAAAGCATGGTTTCAAAATCCTTGAAATTATTGAACCTGAACCCAGCCAGGAAATGCTAAAAGAAATTCCTGAAATGAAAGATGAGCTTCGCAGACCGATGATGCTATTGATCTCTGTAGAAAAATAA
- a CDS encoding MFS transporter → MDIFIINVSIPSIQQSIHASNGEMQFIIAAYLIGFASFLITGGRLGDLYGRKRTFIIGLIFFMVSSIACGISSGAAQLIISRFIQGVSAAMMAPQVLSMIQTLFPKHEERTKAMGWYGITIGIGTILGQFLGGYFSSLTVFEESWRLIFLINIPICLLAVYYSLKQLDESKMEVRQSFDTWGVFVLSAGLFGATYALTASEKEGFTVQNLLLVAISVCILIYFIKNQKDKLKKKRSYLIDFELFQYKNFNLGIIAVSFFFIMLDSYFYILSLFFQDGLKMSPLSAGEVIVFQGLGFILASVFSIKLILKYGKRALIVGLGFIIVILFLQVVFFRIQADFYLLCVLLFLHGVGVGSIIPSLANIALSGMSEKLMGNASGVYNTFQQIAAIIGIVAIGSVFYYFLGEKPLVEDYHKAFSIAVLINIFCLVFSITAVAKVPDYVLPKRKI, encoded by the coding sequence ATGGATATATTTATCATTAACGTATCCATTCCGTCTATACAACAGAGTATTCATGCTTCTAATGGAGAAATGCAGTTTATTATAGCGGCTTATCTTATTGGCTTTGCTTCCTTTTTGATTACCGGCGGGAGGTTAGGAGACTTATATGGCCGTAAAAGAACTTTCATTATCGGGTTGATATTTTTTATGGTAAGCTCCATAGCATGTGGGATTTCATCGGGAGCAGCTCAGCTTATTATTTCAAGATTTATACAGGGAGTAAGTGCTGCGATGATGGCACCGCAGGTACTTTCAATGATACAGACTTTATTTCCTAAGCATGAAGAACGGACAAAGGCAATGGGATGGTACGGAATTACGATCGGAATAGGAACTATTTTGGGACAATTTTTAGGAGGTTATTTTTCATCATTAACGGTATTTGAAGAGTCTTGGAGACTTATTTTTCTAATCAATATTCCTATTTGTCTTCTTGCTGTTTATTATAGTTTAAAACAATTGGATGAGTCAAAGATGGAGGTCAGACAATCTTTTGATACTTGGGGGGTATTCGTATTGTCTGCAGGACTCTTTGGTGCTACGTATGCATTGACGGCTTCCGAAAAAGAAGGTTTTACTGTTCAAAATTTATTGCTGGTTGCTATTTCTGTCTGTATTTTAATTTACTTTATAAAAAATCAGAAAGATAAGCTGAAGAAAAAAAGGTCCTACTTAATTGATTTTGAATTGTTTCAATATAAAAATTTTAATCTGGGAATTATAGCGGTTTCTTTCTTTTTTATTATGCTCGATTCCTATTTTTATATTCTTTCTCTGTTTTTTCAGGACGGATTAAAGATGAGTCCATTGAGCGCAGGAGAAGTGATTGTTTTCCAGGGATTAGGATTTATATTGGCTTCTGTTTTTTCTATAAAATTAATTTTAAAATATGGGAAAAGGGCTTTGATTGTAGGGCTGGGATTTATTATTGTGATTCTTTTTCTTCAGGTTGTATTTTTCAGAATTCAAGCAGACTTTTATCTTTTATGTGTACTGCTGTTCTTACATGGAGTAGGGGTAGGCTCCATCATTCCTTCACTAGCGAATATTGCTTTATCAGGTATGTCGGAAAAGCTGATGGGAAATGCATCAGGTGTTTATAATACATTTCAACAGATTGCTGCTATCATTGGCATTGTAGCCATTGGAAGTGTTTTTTATTATTTTCTGGGAGAAAAACCTTTAGTAGAAGATTATCATAAGGCTTTTTCAATAGCTGTACTGATTAATATTTTTTGTTTAGTTTTTTCCATAACTGCTGTTGCTAAGGTGCCGGATTATGTTCTTCCTAAGAGAAAAATATAA
- a CDS encoding serine hydrolase domain-containing protein: MKPTILLIFIFTFYLYPAQSQNIFIPEKIENPIQKKYSGKIIFLDKFISLDNLKEDNILSSSTFQEDKDFGIHAFFDNSLVNYLHKLSPKLTVDQLLKNGNYQFSFYVDGKLIYEENLNTGAGTPENKKLKTSLRIPLTSSNNEDSWGRYLWMRFYLIHGGIDALASGNHILKIEIRPYLKTSSIQTGPIIAEGDININVPEKNISEQQIAVQPIQPNSGWDTSKEKFDIEIIKNLNKKIAEERFKNLTSIVVIKNGKLLIEEYFNHSGRDSLQDTRSVGKSFSSALMGIAIKENHIKSENQNLKAFYNVEQFKNYSPKKDSVTIKSLLTMSSGFDGNDEDNESPGNEENMYPTENWVKFALDVPMTGNTIGKKWNYFTAGVVITGDILDKTVPKGLENYADKKLFQPLGITNYKWQFTPQNKPSLAGGLRMKALDFAKFGQLYKNNGVWNGKMVLDKTWIKKSFTNYFVDQPDFEGYGYLFWRKVYKVGNQNFEAYQCSGNGGNKIIIFTHIPVVMVITATAYNKPYAHSQADKMIQEYLLPALNYK, from the coding sequence ATGAAACCTACCATACTACTGATATTTATTTTCACATTTTATCTTTATCCGGCACAAAGCCAGAATATTTTCATCCCTGAAAAGATTGAGAATCCGATTCAAAAGAAATATTCCGGAAAAATTATTTTTCTAGACAAATTCATCAGTCTTGATAATTTAAAAGAGGATAATATTCTTTCTTCTTCAACTTTTCAGGAAGATAAGGACTTTGGTATTCATGCCTTTTTTGATAATTCTCTGGTGAATTACCTGCATAAGCTTTCACCAAAATTAACCGTTGATCAATTACTTAAAAACGGAAATTATCAGTTCTCTTTTTACGTGGATGGAAAACTAATTTACGAAGAAAACCTAAATACAGGAGCAGGTACTCCGGAAAACAAAAAGCTAAAAACGAGCCTCAGAATACCTCTTACCAGCAGCAATAATGAAGATTCATGGGGAAGATATTTATGGATGCGTTTTTATTTAATCCATGGCGGAATTGATGCCTTGGCCAGCGGAAATCATATTCTAAAAATTGAAATCCGTCCTTATCTGAAAACATCATCAATACAAACAGGGCCTATTATTGCAGAAGGAGACATCAATATTAATGTTCCTGAAAAGAATATTTCAGAGCAGCAGATCGCAGTTCAGCCTATTCAGCCAAACAGTGGATGGGATACTTCAAAGGAAAAATTTGACATCGAAATCATTAAAAATTTAAATAAAAAAATAGCAGAAGAAAGATTCAAGAACTTAACAAGTATTGTTGTAATAAAGAATGGAAAACTTTTAATAGAAGAGTATTTTAACCACTCGGGAAGAGATTCTTTACAAGATACACGATCTGTGGGTAAATCTTTTTCTTCAGCTTTGATGGGAATTGCAATAAAAGAAAACCATATAAAAAGTGAGAATCAAAATTTAAAAGCCTTTTACAATGTAGAGCAATTTAAAAACTATTCTCCTAAAAAAGATAGTGTTACCATCAAAAGCTTATTAACGATGAGTTCCGGTTTTGATGGAAATGATGAGGATAATGAATCTCCCGGTAATGAAGAAAATATGTATCCTACTGAAAACTGGGTGAAATTTGCGCTGGATGTACCCATGACAGGCAATACCATTGGAAAAAAATGGAATTACTTTACTGCCGGTGTTGTAATAACCGGAGATATTTTAGATAAGACTGTTCCAAAAGGTTTAGAAAATTATGCTGATAAAAAACTATTTCAACCCCTTGGAATCACCAATTATAAATGGCAATTTACTCCTCAGAATAAGCCATCCTTAGCAGGAGGTTTAAGAATGAAAGCACTGGATTTTGCCAAGTTTGGTCAACTTTATAAAAACAATGGAGTATGGAATGGAAAAATGGTTTTAGATAAAACCTGGATTAAAAAATCTTTCACTAATTATTTTGTTGATCAACCAGATTTTGAGGGATATGGATATTTATTCTGGAGAAAAGTTTATAAAGTAGGAAATCAAAATTTTGAAGCCTATCAATGTAGTGGAAATGGTGGTAACAAGATCATTATTTTCACGCATATACCTGTTGTTATGGTGATTACGGCTACAGCCTATAACAAACCTTATGCTCATTCACAGGCTGATAAAATGATACAGGAATATCTTTTGCCCGCCCTTAATTATAAGTAA
- a CDS encoding M3 family metallopeptidase, with product MNILTEKFNTPYHSAPFGDIKNEDYLPAFKELIQKSEEEINAIVNNSDAPTFENVIEALAYSGEQLDVVSNIFFNLNSAETSDQLQQIAQEVSPILTEYSSKISQNEALFNKIKKVYDEKEKYNLNEEQAMLLNETYKGFVRSGALLNEEDKEKLKKISMDLSLKSLQFGQNVLASTNAYFKHITNKEQLAGIPEAIIEQYAEEAKERNLEGWVVTLQYPSYIPFMTYAENRDLRKELALANGKKSFDGGEFDNQNLIKEILHLKQQKAELLGYKDYADFVLEERMAKSPVKVFDFLNELLTKAKPYAAKEIEELKSLAKADGIEEAQGYDHAFYAEKLRKEKYDFNDEELKPYFPLDQVQEAVFGLSGKLFGLTFEERNDIPKYHEDVKVYEVKENGTYKSLLYVDYFPRKGKRAGAWMTSYKNQYKQNGENSRPHISIVCNFSKPTKDTPSLLTFQEVTTLFHEFGHALHGMMADTQYPNLSGTSVKWDFVELPSQFLENFCYEPEFLKTFAKHYKTGDVLPDEKIEKIEQSKNFMEGYQTLRQISFGLLDMNYHTKVAELENESVKAFEDKYTKATALYPTNPETAMSPSFSHIFQGGYSAGYYSYKWAEVLDADAFQYFKENGIFNPEIAAKYKVLLSSGGTKDPMELYKNFRGSEPKVESLLKRAFG from the coding sequence ATGAATATTTTAACAGAAAAATTTAACACTCCATATCATTCAGCACCATTCGGTGACATTAAAAATGAAGATTATCTTCCTGCTTTTAAAGAATTAATTCAAAAATCTGAAGAAGAAATCAATGCTATTGTTAACAATTCTGACGCTCCAACTTTTGAAAATGTTATTGAAGCATTAGCCTATTCTGGTGAGCAATTGGATGTAGTTTCCAATATATTTTTCAATTTAAATTCTGCGGAAACCAGTGATCAGCTTCAACAGATTGCTCAGGAAGTTTCTCCAATTTTAACGGAATATTCTTCAAAAATCTCTCAAAATGAAGCCCTTTTCAATAAAATCAAAAAAGTATATGATGAAAAGGAAAAATATAACCTTAATGAAGAGCAGGCAATGCTTTTGAATGAAACCTACAAGGGTTTTGTAAGAAGCGGAGCGCTATTGAATGAGGAAGACAAGGAAAAACTAAAGAAAATCAGCATGGATCTTTCTTTAAAATCCCTGCAATTCGGACAAAATGTACTGGCTTCTACCAATGCTTATTTTAAACATATTACCAATAAAGAGCAATTAGCAGGAATTCCGGAGGCTATCATCGAGCAATATGCAGAAGAAGCTAAAGAGAGAAATCTTGAGGGCTGGGTAGTTACCCTGCAATATCCAAGCTATATCCCTTTCATGACCTATGCCGAAAACCGTGACCTGAGAAAGGAACTGGCATTGGCTAATGGTAAAAAGTCTTTTGACGGTGGAGAATTTGACAATCAAAATCTTATTAAAGAAATTCTTCATTTAAAACAACAGAAAGCTGAGCTTTTAGGATATAAGGATTATGCAGACTTTGTTCTTGAGGAAAGAATGGCTAAATCTCCGGTAAAGGTTTTTGACTTTTTGAATGAGCTTTTAACCAAGGCAAAACCTTACGCTGCTAAAGAGATTGAAGAATTAAAATCCTTAGCCAAAGCTGACGGAATTGAGGAAGCACAAGGCTACGACCACGCCTTCTATGCTGAAAAACTTCGTAAAGAAAAGTACGATTTTAATGATGAGGAATTGAAACCATACTTCCCATTGGATCAAGTTCAGGAAGCTGTTTTTGGATTATCCGGAAAACTGTTTGGATTGACTTTTGAGGAAAGAAATGATATTCCGAAATACCATGAAGATGTAAAAGTATATGAGGTAAAAGAGAACGGAACTTACAAGTCTTTATTATATGTTGATTATTTCCCAAGAAAAGGGAAAAGAGCCGGAGCATGGATGACCAGTTACAAGAACCAGTACAAGCAAAATGGTGAAAATTCTCGCCCACACATCTCTATCGTTTGCAATTTCAGCAAACCTACCAAGGATACTCCTAGTTTATTAACTTTCCAGGAAGTGACAACTTTGTTCCATGAATTTGGTCATGCTCTTCACGGAATGATGGCGGATACTCAATACCCAAATCTTTCGGGAACATCTGTAAAATGGGATTTTGTGGAACTGCCTTCCCAGTTTTTAGAAAACTTCTGCTACGAACCAGAGTTCCTAAAAACTTTTGCCAAACATTATAAAACAGGAGATGTACTTCCTGACGAAAAAATTGAAAAAATTGAGCAGTCCAAAAACTTCATGGAGGGATATCAGACACTAAGACAAATCAGTTTTGGACTCCTGGATATGAACTATCATACAAAAGTGGCAGAGCTTGAAAATGAAAGCGTGAAAGCATTTGAAGATAAATATACCAAGGCCACAGCACTTTATCCTACTAATCCGGAAACAGCAATGAGTCCAAGTTTTTCACATATTTTCCAGGGTGGATATTCTGCGGGATATTATTCTTACAAATGGGCGGAAGTTCTGGATGCTGATGCGTTCCAATATTTTAAGGAAAACGGAATCTTTAATCCTGAAATTGCAGCTAAATACAAAGTGCTTCTTTCTTCAGGAGGAACCAAGGATCCGATGGAATTATACAAAAATTTCAGAGGGAGTGAGCCTAAAGTGGAGAGTTTGTTGAAAAGAGCATTTGGATAA
- a CDS encoding nitroreductase family protein produces MNKATVLKEIIEERRSIFPKDYTDTEISQEVIDEILHSATLAPNHKRTKPWRFKIFKGEEKAQLASEMQAIYKATQPEQLFLEKKYNDIGFKINKANVVVSIVVNFSGMLPEWEEIAATSMAVQNMYLSCTANNIGCYWSSPSIVNALKESLTIEENQKCLGLFYMGKLD; encoded by the coding sequence ATGAATAAAGCAACAGTTTTAAAAGAAATAATAGAGGAGAGAAGAAGTATTTTTCCAAAGGACTATACAGACACGGAAATTTCTCAGGAAGTTATTGATGAAATTCTACATTCAGCAACTTTAGCTCCCAATCATAAACGTACAAAACCTTGGCGTTTTAAAATATTCAAAGGTGAAGAAAAGGCACAATTAGCTTCAGAAATGCAGGCTATCTATAAAGCAACCCAGCCCGAACAACTTTTTCTGGAAAAAAAATACAATGACATCGGTTTTAAAATCAACAAAGCCAATGTTGTTGTTTCCATTGTTGTCAATTTCAGCGGAATGCTTCCTGAATGGGAAGAAATTGCAGCTACTTCAATGGCTGTTCAAAACATGTATCTAAGCTGTACGGCAAATAATATCGGTTGCTATTGGAGTTCTCCTTCAATTGTTAATGCTTTGAAAGAGTCTCTAACAATTGAAGAAAATCAAAAGTGTCTGGGACTTTTTTATATGGGAAAATTAGATTAA
- a CDS encoding helix-turn-helix transcriptional regulator: MNTLCNGEYFGQTNDIINFEGLTITDTEYTHPYVDWHYHENAYFTFLLQGNMIEGNKKETYECSAGTLLYHHWEDPHYNIKPDIFTRGFHIEISKKWFDQFDFQKNNAEGSFNIQDPSLKLLIYKIFKENQDRDNAFEAAIHQLLLNLFSQFIVQKDKTEKKPLWVGQINEILHESFTEKLSLTELSATLNIHPIHLSRDFQKYFHCNLGEYIRKLKLNKSLELLTKQDSLTDIALECGFADQSHFIRCFKENIGVTPLKYRNLLRK; encoded by the coding sequence ATGAATACTCTATGTAACGGCGAATATTTTGGGCAAACCAACGACATTATTAATTTTGAAGGATTAACAATCACAGATACTGAGTATACCCATCCTTATGTAGACTGGCATTATCATGAAAATGCATATTTTACTTTTTTGCTTCAGGGAAATATGATTGAGGGGAACAAAAAAGAAACTTATGAATGCTCTGCAGGCACCCTACTCTACCATCATTGGGAAGATCCACACTATAATATTAAGCCTGATATCTTTACACGAGGTTTTCATATTGAAATTTCAAAAAAATGGTTTGATCAGTTTGATTTTCAAAAAAATAACGCAGAAGGGAGCTTTAACATACAGGATCCCTCTTTAAAATTGCTGATCTATAAAATTTTTAAAGAAAATCAGGATAGAGATAATGCTTTTGAGGCAGCTATCCATCAACTTCTTTTAAATTTATTCAGTCAGTTTATTGTTCAGAAAGACAAAACTGAAAAGAAACCTTTATGGGTGGGACAGATCAATGAAATTTTACACGAAAGCTTTACAGAAAAGTTAAGTCTTACTGAACTTTCCGCAACTTTAAACATTCATCCGATCCATTTAAGCCGGGATTTCCAAAAATATTTTCATTGTAACTTGGGAGAATATATCAGAAAATTAAAGCTTAATAAATCACTGGAGCTCCTCACCAAGCAAGATTCTTTAACGGATATTGCTCTGGAATGTGGGTTTGCAGATCAAAGTCATTTCATTCGTTGTTTTAAAGAAAATATTGGAGTAACACCTTTAAAATACAGAAATCTTCTAAGAAAATAG
- a CDS encoding DUF805 domain-containing protein has product MFKAPFSFDGRIRRTEYGLSYLIYLVFSVPFNFYFQTNQEPSGMVILFFVVLLIPFLWFLLAQGAKRCHDRGNSGWFQLIPFYGLWMLFADSDHGSNQYGPNPKGQGNFDPISEIGKKEL; this is encoded by the coding sequence ATGTTTAAAGCACCATTTTCATTTGACGGAAGAATCAGAAGAACAGAATACGGACTGTCATACCTTATTTATTTGGTATTTTCTGTACCGTTCAATTTTTACTTTCAAACCAATCAAGAACCATCAGGAATGGTTATTTTATTTTTCGTTGTTCTCCTTATCCCATTTCTTTGGTTTCTTCTTGCGCAGGGTGCAAAAAGATGCCACGATAGAGGAAACTCCGGTTGGTTCCAATTAATTCCTTTTTACGGTTTGTGGATGTTATTTGCAGACAGCGATCACGGTTCAAACCAATATGGACCCAATCCTAAGGGGCAAGGAAACTTTGATCCCATTAGCGAAATTGGCAAAAAAGAATTGTAA
- a CDS encoding tetratricopeptide repeat protein, translating into MSNIPQRLENVKKLQAKRWQNEDHWDTLNDLLVKELDEILLIEPENTSALINIGAIYSDMGENEKALYYLKKALNLGSEDKNLFVNLAIVMIYMEKHQAEYLEYLEESESKVENPLTFKAYFDPQSH; encoded by the coding sequence ATGAGTAACATACCTCAAAGACTTGAAAACGTTAAAAAACTCCAGGCAAAAAGATGGCAGAATGAAGATCATTGGGATACATTAAACGATCTTCTCGTTAAAGAATTGGATGAAATTTTGCTTATTGAACCTGAGAATACGTCTGCGTTAATCAACATTGGTGCAATTTATTCTGATATGGGAGAAAATGAGAAAGCTTTGTATTATTTAAAAAAGGCTCTAAACCTGGGATCGGAAGATAAAAACCTGTTTGTAAATCTGGCAATTGTTATGATTTATATGGAGAAACATCAGGCAGAATATTTAGAATATCTAGAAGAATCTGAAAGTAAAGTTGAAAACCCTCTTACTTTTAAAGCTTATTTTGATCCCCAATCTCATTAA